A genomic window from Salvelinus sp. IW2-2015 unplaced genomic scaffold, ASM291031v2 Un_scaffold2792, whole genome shotgun sequence includes:
- the LOC139025504 gene encoding uncharacterized protein: LTPHSSHHNPHTSHLTPHTTNIRPHTSHLTPHSSYLTPHTTILTPTKLTPHTSHLTTQTSHLTPHTSHLTPHTSHLTPHSSHLTTHTSHLTPHNSNLTPHTLHLTPPHLTPHTSTTNLTPQHKTSHLTPHTSHLTPHTSHPNLTPHTSQLTPHTSQLTPQTSQPHNSHHKPHTSHTNQP, from the coding sequence ACCTCACACCTCACTCCTCACACCACAATcctcacacctcacacctcacacctcacaccACAAACATCAGACCTCACACATCACACCTCACTCCTCACTCCTCCTACCTCACACCTCACACCACAATCCTCACACCCACAAAActcacacctcacacctcacacctcacaACACAAacctcacacctcacacctcacacctcacacctcacacctcacacctcacacctcacacctcacTCCTCACACCTCACAActcacacctcacacctcacacctcacaACTCAAACCTCACACCTCACACCTTACACCTCACACCTCCACACCTCACACCTCATACCTCCACCACAAACCTCACACCTCAACACAAAacctcacacctcacacctcacacctcacacctcacacctcaTACCTCACACCCAAacctcacacctcacacctcacaactcacacctcacacctcacaACTCACACCACAAACCTCACAACCTCACAACTCACACCACAAacctcacacctcacacacaaaccaaccatag